A window of Candidatus Dadabacteria bacterium genomic DNA:
TGGGAGTCATCCGCCACTTGTGTTTCCCCCTGCGGAATCTTCTATATGAAAGATTCCTTCTGAATTTTGGGGAACTATCCTATCCAATCTCCGTGAGGGAGTCAAAAAACATTTTCTTATCACACCCAACCGGCTTTTTTCAGAACCTCTGGTAAAACCGGGTTTGAATATAATTCCGGTTCAGGACCCGGAACGCGGGAATTTAGGTTACTATATCCCTAAATAAAATGTGGCTGACTAGCATCATGTTGTTTGAAAAGACCCGGCGCCGGATTCTCAGAAATCCGTTCGCCCCACCCGGCGGGGGCCGCAGGAGCGTTCCGGCTTCAGTCCTCCCGGCGATTTTGGCAGTGGTGCTGGGGATGCTTGTTTCGGTGCTTCCGACCGTAGCGTATCCGGCCGGCTTCACCGACGAGGTTGATATCTCCGGGCGCCTCTCGACTGAGGCCTGGCTGTATCCCCAAGATGCCGCGTATCCTGACCAGCGTCCGTATGCGGGCGGGCTTGCGCTTGAGACAACGTTCTATGCTGAGAACGACGAAGGCGCAAGCATAACGGTGACTCCCTTTTTGCGGTACGATGCCGGGGACCCGGACCGCACGTACGGTGATTTCCGTGAGGCCTATCTGCTTATGTACGGCGATATTGGCGATGGCGAATGGGAATTGCGTCTGGGCATCGATCGGGTGTTTTGGGGCGTTGCGGAACTGCGTTCCCTGGTGGATATCATCAATCAGACCGATGTTATTGAACACCCGAACGAAAAGATAAAGATGGGTCAGCCAATGGCCCATTTCACCTGGGCGGGTGACTGGGGAGCACTTGAATTATTCGCGATGACATGGCACCGCGCGCGCACCTATCCGGGCCGGCGTGGTCGTCAGCGGTATGAGTTCATTGTGGACCAGGATATGATTTCATACGAATCCGGCGCGAAAAAGTGGCATATTGATCTTGCCAGCCGGTACAGCGGCTCATTAGGACCGCTCGAAATTGGTCTCAGCCTGTTCAACGGTACGAACCGGGAGCCCACCCTTTTGCCGGTATTTCTCGACTCCGGACTGGTGCTGGCTCCACATTACGAGAAGATTCGCCAATTCGGTGTGGATGCCCAGCTTACAAGGGGTTCCCTGCTGCTCAAGCTGGAAGCAATCTACCGCGCCGGCGCGAGGAACAGCAGGTACATTCAGCACCTCAATACTTTAGAGGAAGAGGACTACATAGCTTTTATCTTGGGTAGCGAGTACACACTCTATTCCATATTGAGTTCGAACTCTGACCTGATCCTGTTTGCCGAATGGGCTTACGATGGACGTGGCCGCTGGGCAACCAATGCATTCGAGAACGACCTATTCATTGCCGCGCGTCTCGGATTGAACGATCCGCAGAGCACCGAATTTGTCGTCAGCGTTTTGGGCTCCCTCAACAAAAGCAGTCGCGTCGTCGCAGGCGAGTTCAAGCGCCGCCTTTCTTCGGACAACTGGTTGCTGCATATTGAGACCTCAGCTTTTCTGGATATCGACGAAGAGGACTTCATATACTACGTGCGGCGCGACAGCTACGTAAAGATCAATTTGGCCTACAGTTTCTGAGTCGGACTAGGATCCGAACGCAGCACAGTGTCTTAAGAAAGGCGAAAATGGACTGAAGGCATTCTATGGATCGCGGATTACGGCTATCCCGCCCAGAACATGAAACGCGTTGACGAGGCTCTCGCATACAGCTCTTCGCATGATAACCTGCTTTGTCCTGCCCGACTGTCTCGTCACAGGGGCAGTGCCTCCAAGACATCGAAGCGCCTTTGCGTCTCTGCCGCGTATGGGACCCCAGGCCGAGGCAATCATAGCCGCAAGCACTACGGGTCCCACGCCAGGGAATTACTGTTGAGTTACGAGCTTGGTAGCGAAGAAGCTGCCGACGAACACACCCCGACTCCCCTCTTGGAGACGAAATTGTGCGCCGGTTGTTCCGGCAACGAGGTCGGGATGTCCTGATTCGTCCCCGTCTGTACGGTTTGAAAACTTGCCGTCCCATGAACCCCGAGCGCCAAAGTCAAATTTGATTCCAAGTTTTTGTTCGCTTACGAGAACCTTGAGCTTCGAGTGCCGGAATGTGGCTTTCTCCGGGGTGATTTGAGCCGGAGCAAGACTGAGCGAGGCAAGGCTTATCTTGGTATACAGTTCGCTTCGGGTTCCGTCAGGGTGCAGCGTGAGCCCGGTAGTTTCAGGGTTCTCAACACACCCGATACACCCTTCTACGGTTTTATTTGCGAAATCGACCTTGAGCACTATCTCACTGGAGACTTCCCCTGCTTCCTTGAATCCATCCACAAGGCGATAATCTATTTGCTGCCATAAGGGACCGAAGTACAACATGTAGATGCCCGCAAAGCGGCCTCTGTAAAAGGCTATGCCTTCTGTCGGCAGCTCGGGAGTGCCGGAAAGAAACGCAGGACTGTCAACGAATACTCCAACATCCACGTCCTCAATCGATTCCGCGGCCAAGTCTCCTTTCAGACGCATGTAGTAACCAGCTGCCAAATAATCTGTTGGATCTTCGTTGTGCCAAGTGACTGCGACAGTGGAAGCCGAAGTCTCTGACTCCGAATAGTCGAACATTGACCATGCTTCCAAATGATGACGGCGAAGCGGTGAAGGCGGCAAAGCTCGTTTTCGTATCGTTTCCGTTATTGCCTGTGTGGATGAGTCAAAACTCAAACTGTCGCCGTCCGAACCGCTGACCGTAAACTTGACAGTAGGGTCCGCATGCTCGATAGATGTAGAGACAGTGTCGGTTATTTCACCCGCCTCGGCATGAAAAGATAGAGAAAGGGTATCGTCAGGGTTGGAAGATCTCAAGATGCCGCCGGTGCCGGTAAAACGTGAAACACCGTTATTTATGTTCCGCGCCGCCCCTTCCTCTACATCTTCAAAAACTACGATCCGGGCATCATTGAACGTGGGGTCAGCTTGAACAGAATCATCTTCCTCATCCCCTGCGCAACCAACAACGAGAAATAAAACAACGAGAAATAAAACAACAAGCGTGGTTTCAAGTTTCATCATAAATAAACCATACAGTTTTATCATCCTGTACGCAAGTGCCTCAGATTTGCCTCAGATTTGACTATATCTCCGGTTTTGTTTATACCCATTAGCAGGAGGAACCAATGATTCGGTTTTCAATCCCACGCGCAATACTTGCGGTACTTGGGAGCTTCCTCGCAATTTGTTTCTGGCCAGCTG
This region includes:
- a CDS encoding transposase, whose translation is MGPVVLAAMIASAWGPIRGRDAKALRCLGGTAPVTRQSGRTKQVIMRRAVCESLVNAFHVLGGIAVIRDP